One segment of Pleuronectes platessa chromosome 21, fPlePla1.1, whole genome shotgun sequence DNA contains the following:
- the LOC128427329 gene encoding GTPase IMAP family member 8 isoform X1: protein MEKRTPAKELNVIMLGSKSSHKYLVGNIILGTSAFDAADATFDAVSRAGEVCGRSVTLVNAPGWLRAYKLCDTPALVRTEAILSVTLCPPEVHGFILVINTEQPFRRVHKKATKEHLEHFFGAKVWDHTFVVFTHRGEQGHKTIEDYIREEGAPLKSLLETCGNRYHDLCDEGADNSAKVKELFEKIDTVVAGNHYEVESTLVQSVKELRKKVDEKAEKLFQQSQQCRQTLRGLLLDPKPNLRILMVGWVFSGKSATGNRILGAQVFQSGDRTVRASKQIGEVAGREVTIVDTPGWWKFFAAVFNSADMKSEILSAVSLCSPAPNVILLVVPLDTSFTEEQRLVTEENMRLLGPRVWRHVIVLFTFGDVQGKQTIEQHIEGEGKPLRWLIEKCGNRYHVLDNRSREDDQVTELLMRMEEMVAGNSTFYLSETHDDPQAERDGGDSFSEKNYENTAKEIRKHLNIARNRTNWEHESMDIPLSFKKDTQMSEDPARDNGATGHQHEDDQSSVKSGAGLEVESEDDTCYGSLKNMKGLLEREWSRQEASMEFHDELCADKKGDEPDMDQRQESRDKVLAWLEVLHITSGRKRELTWEKEVFLS from the exons ATGGAAAAAAGGACACCAGCCAAAG AGCTGAACGTCATCATGTTGGGATCAAAAAGCTCCCACAAATATCTCGTTGGGAACATCATCCTGGGAACGAGTGCGTTTGACGCAGCAGATGCAACATTTGATGCTGTGAGCCGAGCGGGAGAGGTATGCGGGAGAAGCGTGACACTGGTAAATGCCCCCGGGTGGCTGCGAGCATATAAACTCTGTGATACGCCAGCACTTGTCAGGACGGAGGCGATTCTCAGCGTCACCCTCTGTCCACCTGAAGTGCATGGATTTATCCTGGTGATTAATACCGAGCAGCCATTCAGAAGGGTACACAAGAAGGCAACCAAGGAGCACTTGGAGCATTTTTTCGGTGCGAAGGTGTGGGATCACACTTTCGTGGTGTTCACCCACAGAGGCGAACAAGGCCACAAGACCATTGAGGATTACATCAGAGAGGAAGGGGCGCCGCTGAAGTCGCTCCTGGAGACCTGTGGTAACAGATACCATGATCTTTGCGACGAAGGCGCAGACAACAGCGCGAAAGTCAAAGAGCTGTTTGAGAAGATTGACACCGTGGTGGCAGGAAACCATTACGAAGTTGAGAGCACGCTGGTGCAAAGTGTGAAGGAGCTCAGGAAAAAGGTGGACGAAAAAGCAGAGAAGTTGTTTCAGCAGTCACAACAATGCAGGCAAACACTCAGAGGTCTCCTGTTAG ACCCAAAGCCCAACCTGAGGATACTGATGGTTGGCTGGGTGTTTTCCGGGAAGAGTGCCACTGGAAACAGGATTCTGGGAGCTCAAGTGTTTCAGTCTGGTGACCGGACCGTGAGAGCCTCAAAGCAAATTGGCGAGGTGGCTGGAAGAGAGGTCACCATCGTGGACACTCCTGGATGGTGGAAATTCTTTGCAGCTGTATTCAACTCCGCTGACATGAAGTCTGAGATCTTAAGCGCCGTGTCACTGTGCTCGCCTGCACCGAATGTCATTTTGCTGGTGGTGCCACTCGACACGTCGTTCACCGAGGAACAAAGGCTAGTCACCGAGGAGAACATGAGGCTGCTCGGACCCAGAGTGTGGAGACACGTCATTGTGCTGTTTACTTTCGGGGACGTTCAGGGGAAGCAAACAATCGAGCAGCACATTGAAGGTGAAGGAAAGCCGCTCCGCTGGCTCATTGAGAAATGTGGAAACAGGTATCACGTGCTGGACAACAGGAGCAGAGAAGATGATCAGGTTACAGAGCTGCTGATGAGGATGGAGGAGATGGTGGCGGGAAACAGCACTTTCTACCTGAGTGAGACACATGATGATCCACAAGCTGAGCGAGACGGAGGCGACAGCTTCAGTGAGAAAAATTATGAGAACACAGCCAAAGAGATCAGAAAGCATCTCAACATCGCCCGGAATCGCACAAACTGGGAACACGAAAGTATGGATATACCACTAAGCT ttaaaaaagacacacagatgTCTGAGGATCCAGCGAGAGACAATGGAGCGACAGGGCACCAACATGAAGATGACCAGTCGTCAGTGAAATCCGGCGCTGGTCTAGAAGTTGAGAGTGAAGATGATACATGTTATGGCTCTCTGAAGAACATGAAGGGATTGCTggagagagagtggagcagaCAGGAGGCTTCGATGGAGTTTCACGACGAGCTCTGTGCag ACAAGAAAGGCGATGAACCGGATATGGATCAGCGGCAGGAATCCAGAGATAAAGTGCTGGCATGGCTGGAAGTCCTTCATATAACATCAGGCAGAAAAAGAGAATTAACATGGGAAAaagaggtttttctttcttag
- the LOC128427329 gene encoding GTPase IMAP family member 8 isoform X2 gives MEKRTPAKELNVIMLGSKSSHKYLVGNIILGTSAFDAADATFDAVSRAGEVCGRSVTLVNAPGWLRAYKLCDTPALVRTEAILSVTLCPPEVHGFILVINTEQPFRRVHKKATKEHLEHFFGAKVWDHTFVVFTHRGEQGHKTIEDYIREEGAPLKSLLETCGNRYHDLCDEGADNSAKVKELFEKIDTVVAGNHYEVESTLVQSVKELRKKVDEKAEKLFQQSQQCRQTLRGLLLDPKPNLRILMVGWVFSGKSATGNRILGAQVFQSGDRTVRASKQIGEVAGREVTIVDTPGWWKFFAAVFNSADMKSEILSAVSLCSPAPNVILLVVPLDTSFTEEQRLVTEENMRLLGPRVWRHVIVLFTFGDVQGKQTIEQHIEGEGKPLRWLIEKCGNRYHVLDNRSREDDQVTELLMRMEEMVAGNSTFYLSETHDDPQAERDGGDSFSEKNYENTAKEIRKHLNIARNRTNWEHEIKKDTQMSEDPARDNGATGHQHEDDQSSVKSGAGLEVESEDDTCYGSLKNMKGLLEREWSRQEASMEFHDELCADKKGDEPDMDQRQESRDKVLAWLEVLHITSGRKRELTWEKEVFLS, from the exons ATGGAAAAAAGGACACCAGCCAAAG AGCTGAACGTCATCATGTTGGGATCAAAAAGCTCCCACAAATATCTCGTTGGGAACATCATCCTGGGAACGAGTGCGTTTGACGCAGCAGATGCAACATTTGATGCTGTGAGCCGAGCGGGAGAGGTATGCGGGAGAAGCGTGACACTGGTAAATGCCCCCGGGTGGCTGCGAGCATATAAACTCTGTGATACGCCAGCACTTGTCAGGACGGAGGCGATTCTCAGCGTCACCCTCTGTCCACCTGAAGTGCATGGATTTATCCTGGTGATTAATACCGAGCAGCCATTCAGAAGGGTACACAAGAAGGCAACCAAGGAGCACTTGGAGCATTTTTTCGGTGCGAAGGTGTGGGATCACACTTTCGTGGTGTTCACCCACAGAGGCGAACAAGGCCACAAGACCATTGAGGATTACATCAGAGAGGAAGGGGCGCCGCTGAAGTCGCTCCTGGAGACCTGTGGTAACAGATACCATGATCTTTGCGACGAAGGCGCAGACAACAGCGCGAAAGTCAAAGAGCTGTTTGAGAAGATTGACACCGTGGTGGCAGGAAACCATTACGAAGTTGAGAGCACGCTGGTGCAAAGTGTGAAGGAGCTCAGGAAAAAGGTGGACGAAAAAGCAGAGAAGTTGTTTCAGCAGTCACAACAATGCAGGCAAACACTCAGAGGTCTCCTGTTAG ACCCAAAGCCCAACCTGAGGATACTGATGGTTGGCTGGGTGTTTTCCGGGAAGAGTGCCACTGGAAACAGGATTCTGGGAGCTCAAGTGTTTCAGTCTGGTGACCGGACCGTGAGAGCCTCAAAGCAAATTGGCGAGGTGGCTGGAAGAGAGGTCACCATCGTGGACACTCCTGGATGGTGGAAATTCTTTGCAGCTGTATTCAACTCCGCTGACATGAAGTCTGAGATCTTAAGCGCCGTGTCACTGTGCTCGCCTGCACCGAATGTCATTTTGCTGGTGGTGCCACTCGACACGTCGTTCACCGAGGAACAAAGGCTAGTCACCGAGGAGAACATGAGGCTGCTCGGACCCAGAGTGTGGAGACACGTCATTGTGCTGTTTACTTTCGGGGACGTTCAGGGGAAGCAAACAATCGAGCAGCACATTGAAGGTGAAGGAAAGCCGCTCCGCTGGCTCATTGAGAAATGTGGAAACAGGTATCACGTGCTGGACAACAGGAGCAGAGAAGATGATCAGGTTACAGAGCTGCTGATGAGGATGGAGGAGATGGTGGCGGGAAACAGCACTTTCTACCTGAGTGAGACACATGATGATCCACAAGCTGAGCGAGACGGAGGCGACAGCTTCAGTGAGAAAAATTATGAGAACACAGCCAAAGAGATCAGAAAGCATCTCAACATCGCCCGGAATCGCACAAACTGGGAACACGAAA ttaaaaaagacacacagatgTCTGAGGATCCAGCGAGAGACAATGGAGCGACAGGGCACCAACATGAAGATGACCAGTCGTCAGTGAAATCCGGCGCTGGTCTAGAAGTTGAGAGTGAAGATGATACATGTTATGGCTCTCTGAAGAACATGAAGGGATTGCTggagagagagtggagcagaCAGGAGGCTTCGATGGAGTTTCACGACGAGCTCTGTGCag ACAAGAAAGGCGATGAACCGGATATGGATCAGCGGCAGGAATCCAGAGATAAAGTGCTGGCATGGCTGGAAGTCCTTCATATAACATCAGGCAGAAAAAGAGAATTAACATGGGAAAaagaggtttttctttcttag